The proteins below are encoded in one region of Candidatus Eisenbacteria bacterium:
- a CDS encoding ATP-binding cassette domain-containing protein gives MIEFHHVTKRFGDEVALDDVTLSVAQGELVVLLGASGTGKSTFLKLISFEDSPTSGEVVVGAFRSGGVKPAQVQQLRRKLGIIYQDFKLLPDRTVFENVALALRVAGEPGGAMHKKVEAALERVGLARHGNKHLHQISGGQQQRVAVARALVHDPEVVLADEPTGNLDPETSQVMMTLFRDLKARGRAVVLATYDLTLIQPGDRVFRLERGRLKEGA, from the coding sequence ATGATCGAATTCCATCACGTCACCAAGCGCTTCGGGGACGAAGTGGCGCTGGACGACGTCACACTCTCCGTGGCCCAGGGCGAGCTGGTGGTGCTGCTGGGCGCCAGTGGCACCGGCAAGAGCACCTTCCTCAAGCTGATCTCCTTCGAGGACAGCCCCACCTCCGGCGAAGTGGTGGTGGGCGCGTTTCGCAGCGGCGGGGTCAAGCCCGCGCAGGTGCAGCAGCTGCGCCGCAAGCTGGGCATCATCTACCAGGACTTCAAGCTGCTCCCCGACCGCACCGTGTTCGAGAACGTGGCCCTGGCGTTGCGAGTGGCGGGCGAGCCGGGCGGCGCCATGCACAAGAAGGTGGAGGCCGCCCTGGAGCGCGTGGGCCTGGCGCGCCACGGCAACAAGCACCTGCACCAGATCTCCGGCGGGCAGCAGCAGCGCGTGGCCGTGGCGCGCGCCCTGGTGCACGACCCCGAGGTGGTGCTGGCCGACGAGCCCACCGGCAACCTCGACCCCGAGACCTCGCAGGTCATGATGACGCTGTTCCGCGACCTCAAGGCCCGGGGCCGCGCGGTGGTGCTGGCCACCTACGACCTGACGCTGATC